A segment of the Halovivax limisalsi genome:
CTACGCGCGGTCGCCGTGGTCGGTCGACCGCGACGGGACGGTCCGGTCGAGCACCGTTGGCCTCTCACGGTACGCGCTGTCCCCACAGGATGGGTGCCTCCCGGTGTTACCGATCACGCTGGAGCTGGCTCGGCAGGGGTCGGGCCGGCTGCTCCGGTCGGTTGCCGTGACCGCCGTCGGAGACGGGTGGCACCTCGAGATTCGTCTCGGTGGAGCGGAACCCCACGGCGAACTCGTAAACGCCCCGATCGAGGAGGACGGGTGAGATGGGTGTCGAGACGTACGTGGATCGCGCGCGGGCGCGAGCCGAATCCGAACGGGAGGCCGTCTCCCGACGGCGCGAGGCGCTCGAGCGATTCCGCACGCGCCTCGAGCGGATCGAGACCGATCCGCTCCCCAGTTCGCCGGCGCGCGTGGGCGTCGCTCCGGGACCAACGCACCGGGCCGACTGCGGAACCGACGAGGGATGCCGCGCGGTTCGGCGCGCTTTCGCCGAGACGGTCCGTCCGCACAGCACCGACGACGAGTCCGAGTCGGTGCTGGAGACGATTCGGGCGGTGTTCACCGATCGGGTCGCGGTGGGACTCGCGCCGACGACGGACGCGACGTTCACGCCCGACCTCGAGCGGCTCGTCCTCGCGGAAACGCGGACCCGACGAGCCGAGGCCGCAGCGCTCGAACGGGCACTGGATCGAGAAGCCGCGCAGTTGGAGCGCGCCGCCGGCGTCGTCGACGAGATCACGGACTGGCTCGTGGAGGCGAACGAGACGGCCCTACGGACGCTCGGGTTCGAGGCACTGGCGCGCCGACACGAGACGCTGACCGACCACCGAAATCGGTGCGACGAGCTCGCCAGCGAGCGCCAGCGGTTTCTCGGGGAGGCGACCAGTGCGGGTGCGACTGCAGGGGTTTCTCACCGCCGGCTCGTCCCGTCGCTCTACGAGGACTTCCCGGTCGACCACCCGGTGCTGGCGACGGTCGCCCGACTCGACTCCCTCCTCGAGTCGTGTCAGCGAACCGTTCGGGCCCACCTGGTTCGGCGGGTCTGAGCAATGCCACCGGCCCTCACCGAACCCCCGATGAGGCAGTCCGACCGCGGCACTAGTCCGGCGGACAGCGGGTAACGAGGGGCGCTACGGGCACCGGCACGGATTCCGTGCGGGCGCCGACGCAGTTGCGCGTGTGCTTCGCGAACCGCGGTACCGTTCCCGAATCTTAGGATGGCCTAAAATTCGGAGCGTTTTTATTCGTTTAGGCTAGCCTAATTCGCATGGTGAACGATCGAGAAGGACGCGGGACGGTGGTCGGAGTCGGCCCGGACGTCGTCGCCCGTCACGCATCGACGTCGGAGACGCGTCTCGTGACGGCGGTCCGCGAACGGCGCCGGGACGACCCGATGACGAGCGTGGCATCGGTAGTCGACGCCGACGGAGGGAGCTGACCATGGGGGCGATCGACGACACGCCAGGGGATACCGAATTCGAGTTCGACCGCGACGTGGTGATCGTCGGCGGGGGCCCGGCCGGCTGTTCGGCCGGAGTGTTCTGCGCCCGCGACGGACTTGAGACGCTCATCTACGACCGCGGGCGCTCGTCGATTCGACGGTGCGCCTACCTCGAAAACTACCTCGGGTTTCCGGCGGGGATCGACGTCGAGACGCTGTACGAACTGTACCACGACCACGCGGAAACCGCCGGCTGCGAGATCCGCGCCGACCTCGTCGAGTCCGTCGAACGGCGCGACGGCGAGGGATTCCGCCTCACGCCCCAGGAGGGCGACCCGGTCACCGCCCGGCGAGTGATCGCGGCCACGCGCTACGACGGGGAGTACCTGCGCGGCCTCGACGACGCGATGTTCGAGACGCACGTCTACGACGGCGAGGAGCGCGAGCGGTTCGACCGCGAGTATCCCGATCGCGACGGGTCCACCCCGATCGAGGGACTGTACGTGGCCTCGCCATCGGCGGAGGCGGATATGCAGGCGATCGCGGCGGCGGGCCGCGGCGCGCGCGTCGCCCGTCGCGCGATCGCCGACGCCAGGATCGACGAGGGCTGGTGGGAAGCGGTCGCCGCGGGCGTCGACTGGGTCCGCCGCGACGCCGAACGCGACGGCGAGTGGACCGACCGCGACCGGTGGGTCGAGCACTTCGACGAGCACTACGGCGCGGACGCGCCCGTCGATCCCGCGTCCGATCGGTACCGGCGCGTCCGCGAGGCGAGTATCGACGAGTCCCTGGCGTCGTACATCTCGCCCGCGGAAATCGAGACGCGGACGGCGACCGGCCACGAGCGCCTCGCGTCCCACCTCGATCCGGAGCGGGTCGTCGCGGCGCTTCCGAC
Coding sequences within it:
- a CDS encoding DUF7260 family protein translates to MGVETYVDRARARAESEREAVSRRREALERFRTRLERIETDPLPSSPARVGVAPGPTHRADCGTDEGCRAVRRAFAETVRPHSTDDESESVLETIRAVFTDRVAVGLAPTTDATFTPDLERLVLAETRTRRAEAAALERALDREAAQLERAAGVVDEITDWLVEANETALRTLGFEALARRHETLTDHRNRCDELASERQRFLGEATSAGATAGVSHRRLVPSLYEDFPVDHPVLATVARLDSLLESCQRTVRAHLVRRV
- a CDS encoding NAD(P)/FAD-dependent oxidoreductase, whose amino-acid sequence is MGAIDDTPGDTEFEFDRDVVIVGGGPAGCSAGVFCARDGLETLIYDRGRSSIRRCAYLENYLGFPAGIDVETLYELYHDHAETAGCEIRADLVESVERRDGEGFRLTPQEGDPVTARRVIAATRYDGEYLRGLDDAMFETHVYDGEERERFDREYPDRDGSTPIEGLYVASPSAEADMQAIAAAGRGARVARRAIADARIDEGWWEAVAAGVDWVRRDAERDGEWTDRDRWVEHFDEHYGADAPVDPASDRYRRVREASIDESLASYISPAEIETRTATGHERLASHLDPERVVAALPTDALLESVPDEDLLAAAAAIESGGSDATSETDGSAGAVESTGPAEEVD